The Methanosphaera sp. BMS genome contains a region encoding:
- the hypE gene encoding hydrogenase expression/formation protein HypE codes for MAYNDDKINMVHGAGGEVMQDMISDIILGNISKTSVNGGIGLESLDDSATIPLDDEHVVVTTIDSHTVQPLFFPGGDIGRISAAGTLNDISVMGVKPVSLSNAMVISEGFEREDLEKIIKSMNETCEEVDAAIITGDTKVIDSDKLDSMIITTAGIGIGRKDEVVRDSGLEVGDKIILTGSVGDHGMAIMSKREGFGYETELKSDVAPVWSMVEAAKEVGTITAMKDPTRGGIANALNEMATKASVGMYLDEERIPVKPEVEAVSDMLGIDPFEVANEGKIVMGVKADTAEDALQAIQKTKYGKDAQIIGEVVEGKRVIMETVIGGERLIEPPIADPVPRVC; via the coding sequence ATGGCATATAATGATGATAAAATTAATATGGTTCATGGAGCTGGTGGAGAAGTAATGCAAGATATGATATCAGACATCATATTGGGAAATATTTCAAAAACCAGTGTAAATGGCGGAATAGGCTTAGAATCTTTGGATGATAGTGCAACAATACCACTTGATGATGAACATGTTGTAGTAACAACCATTGACAGCCATACTGTACAACCATTATTTTTCCCGGGAGGGGATATTGGTCGTATTTCAGCTGCAGGAACATTGAATGACATATCTGTAATGGGAGTAAAACCCGTATCTTTAAGTAATGCAATGGTAATAAGTGAAGGATTTGAAAGAGAAGACTTGGAAAAAATAATCAAATCCATGAATGAAACCTGTGAAGAAGTGGATGCCGCAATAATCACGGGAGATACCAAAGTAATAGACAGTGATAAGTTAGACAGTATGATAATCACAACTGCCGGTATAGGAATAGGACGTAAGGATGAAGTCGTACGGGACTCTGGACTGGAAGTTGGAGATAAAATAATCCTGACAGGTAGTGTAGGGGATCATGGAATGGCAATCATGTCCAAACGTGAAGGATTCGGTTATGAAACAGAACTAAAATCAGATGTAGCACCTGTATGGAGTATGGTCGAGGCAGCCAAAGAAGTTGGAACGATAACTGCAATGAAGGATCCAACACGTGGTGGAATAGCAAATGCATTAAACGAAATGGCAACCAAGGCTTCTGTAGGAATGTATCTTGATGAAGAAAGAATTCCAGTAAAACCCGAAGTGGAAGCAGTTTCCGATATGCTCGGTATTGATCCTTTTGAAGTAGCAAATGAAGGTAAAATAGTGATGGGTGTAAAGGCAGACACTGCCGAAGATGCACTTCAAGCAATACAAAAAACAAAATATGGAAAAGATGCACAAATTATAGGTGAAGTTGTTGAAGGTAAACGTGTAATAATGGAAACCGTTATAGGCGGTGAAAGATTAATCGAACCGCCAATTGCAGATCCTGTGCCTAGGGTATGTTAA
- the serS gene encoding serine--tRNA ligase gives MLDIKLFRDNPEKVLESEKKRFRSTENVEKVIEYDNLWRDGLQTLNNLRSEKNKLSKSFKQAKKDGNIQEVVEKSKQVANDIKELQPKIAEYEQIRDEYRYKVGNIIDEKVPVSDTEDDNKIIRTYGTKKEFDFTPLNHVDIMELIDGADTQTAAQVSGSRFYYLKEDILFLNLALIQFALNELTIQGYTPLQTPFFIKSQVAKETSELGEFEETLYKVENEDLFLIATAEQTLAALHRDEIIDSEELPKRYCALSTCFRKEAGSHGKDTLGIFRVHQFEKIEQFIYSAPEESSNEHEKLLEVTEQIYQKLGLSYQIVAIVSSALNDNAAIKYDLEAWFPGSGAYRELVSCTNCTDYQARKTKTRVGKAGASDSQILHTLNSTAIATERTICCIIENYQQENGDVLIPEVLQPYMNGKTVIKAKK, from the coding sequence TTGTTAGACATAAAACTATTCAGAGATAACCCAGAAAAAGTGTTGGAATCTGAGAAAAAAAGATTTAGAAGTACTGAAAATGTAGAAAAAGTTATTGAATATGATAATTTATGGAGGGACGGTTTACAAACACTAAACAATCTTCGTTCAGAAAAGAATAAATTATCCAAATCTTTCAAACAAGCCAAAAAGGATGGTAATATCCAAGAGGTTGTTGAAAAATCAAAACAGGTAGCTAATGACATAAAAGAGTTACAGCCAAAAATAGCAGAATATGAACAGATACGTGATGAATACCGATATAAGGTAGGAAACATCATTGATGAGAAGGTACCTGTATCCGATACTGAAGACGATAATAAGATTATCCGAACATACGGAACAAAAAAGGAATTTGACTTCACTCCATTAAACCATGTTGACATCATGGAATTAATTGACGGGGCAGATACACAGACTGCAGCACAGGTATCCGGTTCAAGATTCTACTATTTAAAAGAGGACATTCTCTTTTTAAATTTAGCATTGATTCAATTTGCATTAAACGAATTAACAATTCAAGGATACACACCTCTTCAGACACCATTCTTCATCAAAAGTCAGGTAGCTAAGGAAACATCAGAGCTGGGTGAATTTGAAGAAACACTTTACAAAGTAGAAAATGAGGATTTATTCCTAATAGCAACGGCAGAACAAACATTAGCAGCACTTCATAGGGATGAAATAATAGATTCTGAAGAATTACCTAAAAGATACTGTGCATTATCAACATGTTTCAGAAAAGAAGCAGGTTCTCATGGAAAAGATACCTTGGGAATTTTCCGTGTACATCAATTCGAAAAGATAGAGCAATTTATTTATTCAGCCCCAGAAGAATCTTCCAATGAACATGAAAAACTACTTGAAGTAACCGAACAGATATATCAAAAGTTAGGTTTAAGCTATCAGATAGTTGCCATTGTGTCCTCAGCCTTAAATGACAATGCCGCAATAAAATATGACCTTGAAGCATGGTTCCCGGGATCCGGTGCATATAGGGAATTGGTCTCATGTACAAACTGTACTGATTATCAGGCAAGAAAAACAAAAACAAGAGTTGGAAAAGCAGGTGCTAGTGATTCACAGATATTACACACATTAAACAGTACAGCCATAGCTACCGAAAGAACAATATGTTGTATTATAGAAAATTATCAGCAGGAAAATGGGGATGTATTAATACCTGAAGTGTTACAGCCATACATGAATGGTAAAACTGTTATTAAAGCTAAAAAATAG
- the tfe gene encoding transcription factor E, with protein MARKKIVYNFDYDSKFLNEHNVKKLAYDLTNDSDTSAKILDCLFTAEVTDEQIAEATGIKLNFVRKILYKFFDAGISNYTRVKDPETQWFTYYWKFDSRKAARLIEKEYNKHNEEIKESLKYEETNMFFVCPNGCRYAFDEASDFQFICPRCNEKLDYEDNESIINDIKQWKSSYIINEE; from the coding sequence ATGGCTAGAAAAAAAATAGTATATAACTTTGATTATGATTCTAAATTCTTAAATGAACATAATGTAAAAAAATTAGCATATGATCTTACAAATGATTCAGATACCAGTGCAAAAATATTAGACTGCCTATTTACTGCCGAAGTAACTGATGAACAAATAGCAGAAGCTACAGGTATCAAACTAAACTTCGTTAGAAAAATATTATACAAATTCTTCGATGCAGGAATATCAAATTATACCAGAGTAAAAGATCCGGAAACCCAATGGTTCACATATTACTGGAAATTTGACTCAAGAAAAGCTGCAAGATTAATCGAAAAGGAATATAATAAGCATAACGAAGAAATAAAAGAATCACTAAAATATGAAGAAACAAACATGTTCTTTGTATGTCCAAATGGATGTAGATATGCATTTGATGAAGCAAGCGATTTCCAATTCATATGTCCAAGATGTAATGAAAAACTAGACTATGAAGATAATGAAAGCATCATCAATGACATAAAACAATGGAAATCATCCTACATAATAAATGAAGAATAA
- a CDS encoding TIGR00295 family protein, with protein sequence MNNADEIIEYAYEKLGCSDYIIDHSKTVYERTKDITQYYEDVDLELIKCGAMLHDVGRTITNDIRHAYLGADLLRKINIDEKICKITERHIGAGITPQEAAQLKLPERNYIPQTLEEKIVAHADNLVHGVTKVDLDFVIKKWTDKNMNQESIERLIKLDEELLGRKK encoded by the coding sequence ATGAATAATGCAGATGAAATAATCGAATATGCCTATGAAAAACTAGGATGTAGTGATTATATTATAGACCATAGTAAAACAGTCTATGAAAGAACAAAAGACATTACCCAATATTATGAGGATGTTGATTTAGAGCTAATCAAATGTGGGGCAATGTTACATGATGTTGGAAGAACAATTACAAATGACATAAGACATGCCTATCTTGGTGCAGACCTGCTCAGAAAGATAAACATAGATGAAAAAATATGTAAAATAACTGAAAGACATATAGGAGCCGGAATAACACCACAGGAAGCCGCACAATTGAAGCTACCAGAAAGAAATTACATACCTCAAACACTGGAAGAAAAGATTGTGGCACATGCGGATAACCTTGTTCACGGAGTAACAAAGGTTGATTTGGACTTTGTAATCAAAAAATGGACCGACAAGAATATGAATCAAGAATCCATAGAACGTCTAATCAAACTTGATGAAGAATTATTAGGTAGAAAAAAATGA
- a CDS encoding CBS domain-containing protein has product MEISEIMTEKVQAGSVPGTISSIYEILREENLSGVPIVKKQTGELAGIITRSDLIKNPDEDQVAMVMTRNPITAAPDEDVKSVVRKMINNNIRRIPITVDNMLVGIVTSSDITNKALWKIENNEPVEKYMVHNVPTVWDKTPLPVAYSISNFFNFKSVIALNDDSKASGILTETDFIHESRVVEEQTVHNSSVSTEGDKWTWNSQSVMYILKNKLKFSDKLVKDVYGDKLVSVTRKTSVKECANLLKKHNIEQVPVLNMSDEPIGLVRSSDLMRAMIE; this is encoded by the coding sequence ATGGAAATAAGCGAAATAATGACTGAAAAAGTTCAAGCAGGATCAGTGCCAGGTACAATAAGTTCTATCTATGAAATTTTAAGGGAAGAAAATTTATCTGGAGTTCCTATTGTTAAAAAACAAACAGGTGAATTGGCAGGAATAATCACACGTTCCGATTTAATTAAAAATCCTGATGAAGATCAGGTTGCAATGGTTATGACAAGAAATCCTATAACTGCAGCTCCAGATGAAGATGTGAAATCTGTTGTTAGAAAGATGATTAATAATAATATAAGAAGAATACCTATAACTGTCGATAATATGTTGGTGGGTATCGTAACCTCATCGGATATTACAAACAAGGCTTTGTGGAAAATTGAAAACAACGAGCCTGTTGAAAAGTATATGGTGCATAATGTTCCAACAGTATGGGATAAAACTCCACTTCCAGTTGCATATTCAATATCCAACTTCTTTAACTTTAAATCAGTTATAGCATTAAATGATGATAGTAAAGCATCAGGTATACTAACAGAAACAGACTTCATACATGAAAGTAGGGTTGTTGAAGAACAAACGGTTCATAATAGTTCTGTAAGTACTGAAGGGGATAAATGGACCTGGAATAGTCAAAGCGTAATGTACATACTTAAAAATAAATTAAAATTCTCTGATAAATTGGTCAAAGATGTATATGGGGATAAATTAGTATCAGTTACACGTAAAACATCAGTTAAGGAATGTGCAAACTTACTAAAAAAACATAATATTGAACAGGTTCCTGTATTAAACATGTCTGATGAACCTATTGGACTTGTAAGAAGTAGTGATTTAATGCGCGCAATGATTGAATAA
- a CDS encoding RDD family protein — translation MEHFTKRLSACIIDFIVVFLLISIVNNLLFVPISLLKVPFISAYYPYAVTIIVTIAYFTIMEAKTNKTIGKKVMKLYVSDEEGYISYYSAFIRNITKCFWIPLIFDVIIGKVLGFPSRLFDKLAGTDVYADSELELYDENSIGENNLTQYEDKSAMEDTKEGADKSTSLNKKTEPVGEYKTAIEEVDDDADEVIIDNSNEVTKESTGFSEEDTTLSEEVSEVAPEEVSEDVSKEEVSEEKQVDEAEFIFADDTDIHKTYDKKRENKEKKAKKVTSVSTDVIEESKIKAANKETSYEDEILDLIIEEEEESDSFVELTRDDF, via the coding sequence ATGGAACATTTTACAAAAAGATTATCTGCATGTATAATCGATTTTATCGTGGTATTTTTATTAATTTCAATAGTTAATAACCTTTTGTTTGTTCCAATATCATTACTTAAAGTTCCATTCATATCTGCATATTATCCTTATGCAGTAACGATTATAGTAACAATTGCTTATTTTACTATAATGGAAGCTAAAACAAATAAAACAATCGGTAAAAAGGTAATGAAATTATATGTATCTGATGAAGAGGGATATATTTCATACTATTCAGCATTCATAAGAAATATAACCAAATGTTTTTGGATACCATTAATATTCGATGTTATTATTGGTAAAGTGTTAGGTTTCCCATCAAGGTTATTTGATAAACTAGCCGGAACTGATGTCTATGCAGATTCCGAATTGGAATTATATGACGAAAACAGTATTGGTGAAAACAATCTAACACAATATGAAGATAAATCCGCAATGGAAGATACTAAAGAAGGTGCTGACAAATCAACATCTTTAAACAAAAAAACAGAACCTGTAGGGGAATATAAAACAGCCATAGAAGAAGTTGATGATGATGCCGATGAAGTAATCATTGATAACTCTAACGAAGTAACTAAAGAATCAACAGGCTTCTCAGAGGAAGATACAACACTTTCGGAAGAAGTTTCAGAAGTAGCCCCTGAAGAAGTTTCAGAGGACGTTTCCAAAGAAGAAGTTTCAGAAGAAAAACAGGTGGATGAAGCAGAATTTATCTTTGCAGATGATACTGATATTCACAAAACCTATGACAAGAAAAGAGAAAACAAGGAAAAGAAAGCTAAAAAAGTTACCAGCGTCAGTACCGATGTTATAGAAGAATCTAAAATTAAAGCGGCTAATAAAGAAACATCATACGAAGACGAAATATTGGATTTAATAATTGAAGAAGAAGAGGAATCTGATTCATTTGTTGAATTAACAAGAGATGATTTTTAA
- a CDS encoding TfuA-related McrA-glycine thioamidation protein: MKKIIVYTGLSISFSEAEKILKAEYKPPIKRGDLSALLENEDDIDIIGIIDGVFHQSPAVAHKEILKALDNNITVVGGASMGALRACELYPYGMIGVGNIFEDYKNGVIESDDDVAVSLNPETYEQLSDSWINMKYNFNKACKDDIINQEEMNELLLTSKNIYYPKRSFEYVISKSSINNEKKVNLNEYLKKNKFDVKHDDAKAVLEYIKKIAENQS, from the coding sequence ATGAAAAAAATAATTGTATACACCGGTTTATCCATTTCATTTAGCGAAGCAGAAAAAATTCTAAAGGCAGAGTATAAACCTCCAATAAAAAGGGGAGACCTATCTGCACTGCTTGAAAATGAAGATGACATAGACATTATAGGAATAATAGACGGCGTATTTCATCAAAGTCCGGCAGTAGCCCATAAGGAAATACTTAAGGCACTCGACAATAACATAACAGTTGTGGGTGGTGCAAGTATGGGTGCCTTAAGGGCCTGTGAATTATACCCCTACGGGATGATAGGAGTCGGAAACATATTTGAGGATTACAAAAACGGAGTAATTGAGTCAGATGATGACGTAGCAGTAAGCTTGAATCCCGAAACATATGAACAACTGTCCGATTCCTGGATTAACATGAAATATAACTTCAACAAAGCATGCAAAGATGATATCATAAATCAAGAGGAAATGAACGAACTGCTTTTAACGTCAAAAAACATATACTATCCTAAACGTAGCTTTGAATATGTGATATCCAAATCATCCATAAACAATGAGAAAAAGGTTAATCTAAATGAATATCTTAAAAAGAATAAGTTTGACGTCAAGCATGATGATGCCAAAGCTGTTCTTGAATACATTAAAAAAATAGCTGAAAATCAAAGTTAA